The segment AAGAAACGGTTCAAAAATAATCATATCCGGTTTCTCATCAATTAAGGTTTCTGTATCACCATTTAATACATAGTTGCTTGTGGTTTCGTTGAATACCATGCTATCTATTGATACATATTTATCATAAGTGTTTATTAATGCTTCCCTTAAATTAGACATCAGGCCTAAATCTAAATTCCCAATTGATTCAGATCCTAGTAATAATATATGGTAAGTATCATCATTATTTATTGCACTTTCTAATTGTTTTTGTGAATCTTCTGGCCATGCACTAGCAAACTTTAAATAGTAGTCTGAATCAATATTATTTACTGAACTTGAAGGGGAATTTGAGTTATTGTTTAAAGGACTGGTTTTTACATTTCCCCAGTGAATATTCCCAATTACAAGAACAGCAGTCAGTAAGATAGACAAAACAGTAATAATAATAGCTTTCATTATAACCTCCATTTATAAATTATGACTTTATAATTATAGCAGAAAAAGCTATTTAGGGAATTATTCCCTAAAACAAAAAAAGACTACTAAAAATGTAAAATACTTGTTAAAGTAGAGTTCGAAGATAAAAATACAAGAATACTAAAAGTATTACAAGAAGAAACAATTTTAGCAATCTTATGTGATATAATTATCATGTTTTTATTTATTTTTAGGAGGAAATCATGGAAGAAACAATCAGTTTAAAAGAACTATTTCAAACTTTAAAGAAGAGAATCGCACTAATCATCTCCATAACATTAATCGCCATGATTATTAGTGGAGTAGTAAGTTACTTCGTAATAACACCAGAATACAAATCTTCTACACAAATACTTGTAAATCAAGCTAAAGATGACCAGACAGTTTATAACTACAATGAAGTTCAAACAAATATCCAATTAATTAACACTTATAGTGTTATTTTAAAAAGTGCTGCTATTTTGAATGAAGTTAAGACTGAATTGGCTTTAGATTCGAGTGTATCTGAGTTAAATGAAAAAATCTCAGTTGAAAGTGCGCAAAATTCCCAAATCATGACTGTTTCGGTAACAGATCCGGACCCAGCAGTTGCTTTGGATATCGCCAATAAAACAGCAGAAGTTTTTGAAAAAGAAATCAAAAAAATAATGAAGGTAGATAACGTTAGTGTTCTTCCACTTGCAAATGATCAAGAAAATCAATCTCCTATTAGTCCTAATCCTCCATTAAATATTGCTATTGCTGCAATAGTGGGATTAATGATTGGGGTAGGTCTTGCATTTTTATTAGAATTTTTAGATAGCACTGTTAAAACAGAACAAGATATTGAAAAATTGTTGAACTTGCCAGTATTGGGGGCAATAACAACAATAGATGAAAGTAAAGCGACTAAATTAAAGGGAAATATAGGTAAAGGAAGAGGTGGTTCAGTTGGTAGCAAATAATAGAAAAATATTATTGGATAGTAAAAGGAAAATTATTGCGAAATACGATCCGAAATCACCAATTTCTGAGCAATTCCGAACAATTAGAACGAATATTTTATTTTCCAATGTAGACGAAGAGATAAGAACTATTATGGTAACTTCTTCAGGACCGGGTGAAGGGAAATCCACAACTACGGCAAATTTGGCAGTGGTGTTTGCTCAACAGGGTAAAAGTGTACTATTAGTAGATGCAGATTTAAGAAAACCCACTGTACATTACACTTTTAATACCCTTAACACCTCAGGTTTAACATCGGTGTTAACTAACCAAATGTCATTAATGGAAGCAGTACAAAATAATGATGAAAAGAATTTATTTATCCTTCCAAGTGGACCTATTCCTCCTAATCCGTCTGAGTTGTTAAGCTCTCGAGCTATGCTCCATTTTATAGAACAGGCGCTTGAAGAATTTGATATTATTCTTTTTGATACTCCTCCTGTACTAGCGGTAACAGATGCTCAAATTTTAGCTAATTTATGCCAAGGAAGTGTTTTGGTAGTTAGTAGTGGTAAAACTGAGAAGGATTCATTAGTTAAAACAAAGGAACTTTTATCAGTTTCAAATGGTAAGATTCTCGGTGTGGTTTTAAATAATAAAAAACTAGATAAAAATAGCAATTATTACTACTATGGAAACAATTAACAACTGTTCGAAAAAAATACCTAGTTATAAATAATAAATAGAAGGTACCTAATAAGGTTTTAATTTATAAAATGCTCTTTATATAGGTATCTTCTTATAGAATATTAAGCTAGTACATTTTATGCTATTACTGCGTTGCTAGCGAAATTTAATTTACTTACATAAACGAAGGAGGAGAAATATGTGATTGAACAAAGTAAAGAAATGAATAAAAACGGGAGCTTATATGCTACTAACGTTTCAAAAGAATCGCTTAGTTTTTTATTTATAAAAAGATTGATTGATATTATAGGATCTCTATGCGGATTAATTATAACACTACCTCTTTTTATAGTGATATCTGTATTAAGTCTTAACGGAGAATCAAAGGGGCCTATTTTCTTCAAACAGCAAAGATATGGTAAAAACGGAAAATTATTTAATATATATAAATTTAGATCAATGGTAGTTAATGCAGATGAAAAATTGAAAAATAATAAAGAACTTTATGATCTTTATATAAATAATAGTTATAAATTGGAACCAGAAGTTGATCCTAGAATAACTAAAATGGGTCTGTTTTTAAGGAGAACGAGTCTAGATGAATTGCCACAATTAATAAATGTATTAAAAGGAGAAATGAGTCTCGTTGGGCCAAGACCAATAGTTAAGGAAGAATTAGTTGAATATAAAAACCGTGAAAAAGATTTTTTAAGGGTTAAGCCAGGAGTAACTGGATATTGGCAAGTAAGTGGAAGAAGTGACGTTGGTTACCCAGAACGTGCTGATCTAGAGCTTTATTATGTATATAATAAATCCATCGGTTTGGATATTAAGATTATAGTGCAAACAATAATAGTAGTGTTATTAAAAAAAGGTGCATACTGAGTATGTATGTACTCTTTAGGTAGCAACTATCAGGAGAGAATGTTTTGAATCGTCTTTTAAATTATTTGACTATGATATGGGTAATTATATATACATTTGAAGCTTTTTTTAGATATGTTTTGAATTTAATGCATTTATCACCACTAATATACTTCAAAACAGTGGTATTATTCATGGT is part of the Niallia taxi genome and harbors:
- a CDS encoding SGNH/GDSL hydrolase family protein, whose amino-acid sequence is MKAIIITVLSILLTAVLVIGNIHWGNVKTSPLNNNSNSPSSSVNNIDSDYYLKFASAWPEDSQKQLESAINNDDTYHILLLGSESIGNLDLGLMSNLREALINTYDKYVSIDSMVFNETTSNYVLNGDTETLIDEKPDMIIFEPFLLSDNNIIDINTTLTNLSTIIKETKEQLPNVTFILQPANPIYNASLYPTQVAALKEYAESENITYLDHWKDWPEGDSNEILDYINQDGTPNKKGYEIWSNYITYFLISE
- a CDS encoding sugar transferase; protein product: MEQSKEMNKNGSLYATNVSKESLSFLFIKRLIDIIGSLCGLIITLPLFIVISVLSLNGESKGPIFFKQQRYGKNGKLFNIYKFRSMVVNADEKLKNNKELYDLYINNSYKLEPEVDPRITKMGLFLRRTSLDELPQLINVLKGEMSLVGPRPIVKEELVEYKNREKDFLRVKPGVTGYWQVSGRSDVGYPERADLELYYVYNKSIGLDIKIIVQTIIVVLLKKGAY
- a CDS encoding CpsD/CapB family tyrosine-protein kinase: MVANNRKILLDSKRKIIAKYDPKSPISEQFRTIRTNILFSNVDEEIRTIMVTSSGPGEGKSTTTANLAVVFAQQGKSVLLVDADLRKPTVHYTFNTLNTSGLTSVLTNQMSLMEAVQNNDEKNLFILPSGPIPPNPSELLSSRAMLHFIEQALEEFDIILFDTPPVLAVTDAQILANLCQGSVLVVSSGKTEKDSLVKTKELLSVSNGKILGVVLNNKKLDKNSNYYYYGNN
- a CDS encoding YveK family protein; translation: MEETISLKELFQTLKKRIALIISITLIAMIISGVVSYFVITPEYKSSTQILVNQAKDDQTVYNYNEVQTNIQLINTYSVILKSAAILNEVKTELALDSSVSELNEKISVESAQNSQIMTVSVTDPDPAVALDIANKTAEVFEKEIKKIMKVDNVSVLPLANDQENQSPISPNPPLNIAIAAIVGLMIGVGLAFLLEFLDSTVKTEQDIEKLLNLPVLGAITTIDESKATKLKGNIGKGRGGSVGSK